In Gordonia iterans, the following proteins share a genomic window:
- a CDS encoding alpha/beta hydrolase yields MSGIAAVRAWRLEQLGVGALAVDAGAQQVLDSTGAVASALAGAPTWQGVTRTAVGRRVGAYTASGRRLVHMLQAAADAAKQAGSELVPARALLLQLVDSAVLAGFAVTDDGEVSHASPRRQADAAYLGARIRGALATVVDLDESFARRLRQLGGLLSGSGEMIPDPDGGLAPPATVIRKILRMTPEQRRAFWETLSPKESDTLIQGAPHVFGNLDGVPFPARIAANAINIRRALHLEVALGRGDGPRAQELRRMLTPAAGVDGRPVPRTFIAFSNKGAGSFIEQVGDVHPGISGVAVLVPGTGTNLESSTGQRQRALDLARASGAPVFVFADGAFPQVVAPPWHQAHQFGAFDGTAVDADPARKMAPALVSFGRELDAEVTLAAPGSEITYIGHSYGGSVVGTADVLGLRADRIVFASSAGTGALDDELLPRPPGVERYSLTPPGDPIHWAQKFGGSVHGGDPDSTPGIRRLDTGYYSPQGALPGRLVAGASSHSDYLDDPGSTAFENIAAVVSGGQPTSYVERAPDLPELPESSQKQLRDAAAGALGEVLKGAMRDSLKLPGLLGR; encoded by the coding sequence ATGAGCGGCATCGCCGCGGTCCGGGCGTGGCGGCTGGAACAGCTCGGAGTGGGTGCCCTGGCCGTCGACGCCGGCGCCCAGCAGGTCCTCGACTCCACCGGCGCCGTCGCGTCCGCGCTCGCGGGCGCACCCACCTGGCAGGGCGTCACCCGGACCGCAGTCGGCCGGCGGGTCGGCGCCTACACGGCGTCTGGGCGACGCCTGGTGCACATGCTGCAGGCCGCCGCCGACGCGGCGAAACAGGCCGGCAGCGAACTGGTCCCGGCCCGAGCGCTCCTGCTTCAGCTGGTCGACTCGGCGGTCCTCGCCGGGTTCGCCGTCACCGACGACGGCGAGGTCTCCCACGCCTCGCCCCGGAGACAGGCTGATGCGGCCTATCTCGGCGCACGGATCCGCGGAGCCCTCGCCACCGTGGTCGACCTCGACGAGTCCTTCGCCCGGCGACTGCGGCAGCTCGGCGGACTGCTCTCCGGCTCGGGAGAGATGATCCCCGACCCGGACGGGGGTCTCGCGCCGCCGGCAACGGTGATCCGGAAGATCCTCCGGATGACGCCGGAGCAACGTCGCGCATTCTGGGAGACACTGTCTCCCAAAGAGTCCGACACGCTGATCCAGGGCGCTCCGCATGTCTTCGGCAATCTGGACGGTGTGCCGTTCCCGGCCCGGATCGCCGCGAACGCGATCAACATCCGGCGCGCCCTGCACCTGGAGGTCGCCCTCGGGCGCGGCGACGGCCCCCGCGCGCAGGAACTGCGACGGATGCTCACCCCCGCAGCCGGCGTCGACGGCCGACCCGTCCCGCGCACGTTCATCGCGTTCTCGAACAAGGGCGCCGGCAGCTTCATCGAGCAGGTCGGCGACGTGCACCCCGGGATCAGCGGCGTCGCGGTGCTGGTGCCCGGAACCGGGACCAACCTCGAATCGAGCACCGGCCAGCGACAACGCGCCCTCGACCTGGCCCGGGCCTCCGGCGCGCCGGTGTTCGTGTTCGCGGACGGAGCGTTCCCCCAAGTCGTGGCACCGCCGTGGCACCAGGCGCATCAGTTCGGCGCCTTCGACGGTACCGCCGTCGACGCCGACCCGGCGAGGAAGATGGCCCCGGCGCTGGTGTCCTTCGGCCGCGAACTCGACGCCGAGGTGACCCTGGCGGCCCCCGGCTCCGAGATCACCTACATCGGGCACTCGTACGGGGGTTCAGTGGTCGGCACCGCCGACGTCCTCGGCCTGCGCGCGGACCGCATCGTCTTCGCGTCGTCCGCCGGCACCGGCGCGCTCGACGACGAGCTCCTCCCGCGACCTCCCGGCGTCGAGCGGTATTCGCTGACGCCGCCGGGCGACCCGATCCACTGGGCGCAGAAGTTCGGCGGCTCCGTGCACGGGGGCGACCCCGACTCGACTCCCGGCATCCGTCGCCTGGACACCGGGTACTACTCGCCGCAAGGCGCACTACCCGGGCGGCTGGTCGCGGGCGCGTCGTCGCACAGCGACTACCTGGACGACCCGGGGTCGACGGCGTTCGAGAACATCGCGGCGGTGGTGTCGGGCGGGCAGCCGACGTCGTACGTCGAGCGCGCCCCGGACCTCCCGGAACTCCCGGAGAGCAGCCAGAAGCAACTCCGGGATGCGGCGGCGGGCGCGCTGGGCGAGGTCCTCAAAGGGGCCATGCGGGATTCGCTCAAGCTCCCCGGCCTGCTCGGACGATGA
- a CDS encoding 4Fe-4S binding protein translates to MPHVVTQACCGDASCVYACPVNCIHPTPDEPDFGIAEMLYIDPSTCVDCGACVTACPVGAISPGHRIPETQKRFADVNAGHYSEPAADAVRFPVDALWRKPLAPIDKPRLRDRLPDPLRIAIVGSGPSAMYAADELLKNPQVRVTMYERLSEPFGLARFGVAPDHQSTRSVVNLFNTIARSPHLEILLNVEVGRDVTLDELREQYHAVLWAGGAPTDRPLAIPGVELPGVQSATSVVGWYNGHPDFVDAGPELDSERAVVIGNGNVALDVARILTADPNRLATTDISFEALAALRDSSIREIVVVGRRGPEHAAFTLPELIGLADGPARVWVDPADLEHLDDTVVHERENAEKVLLLRELAARPVPEEPYLRLAFHLTPECVLGDGRAEGVRFRRTGTEEFVDLAAGLVFTAIGYRGRPIPGLPFDDARGTVANIAGRVVNDQHPVPGLYVTGWIKRGPTGFIGTNKTDSRETVENLLADAEAGLFAEAAALAR, encoded by the coding sequence ATGCCCCACGTCGTCACCCAGGCATGTTGCGGCGACGCCTCGTGCGTCTACGCCTGCCCGGTCAACTGCATCCACCCGACCCCGGACGAGCCCGATTTCGGCATCGCCGAGATGCTCTACATCGACCCGTCGACCTGCGTCGACTGCGGCGCCTGCGTCACGGCCTGTCCGGTCGGTGCGATCTCCCCCGGTCACCGCATCCCGGAGACGCAGAAGCGCTTCGCCGACGTCAACGCCGGCCACTACAGCGAGCCGGCTGCGGACGCGGTGCGATTCCCGGTCGACGCGCTCTGGCGTAAACCGCTCGCACCGATCGACAAACCGCGGCTGCGTGATCGGCTTCCGGACCCGTTGCGCATCGCGATCGTCGGCTCCGGCCCGTCGGCCATGTACGCCGCCGACGAACTGCTCAAGAATCCGCAGGTCCGCGTGACGATGTACGAGCGTCTGAGCGAGCCCTTCGGTCTCGCCCGCTTCGGCGTGGCGCCCGACCACCAGTCGACGCGCAGCGTGGTGAACCTGTTCAACACCATCGCCCGGAGCCCGCATCTGGAGATTCTGCTGAACGTCGAGGTGGGCCGCGACGTGACGCTCGACGAACTGCGCGAGCAGTACCACGCCGTGTTGTGGGCCGGCGGCGCACCCACCGACCGACCGCTGGCGATCCCCGGCGTCGAACTGCCGGGCGTACAGAGCGCCACCTCGGTCGTCGGCTGGTACAACGGTCACCCCGACTTCGTCGACGCCGGCCCGGAACTGGACTCCGAGCGCGCGGTGGTCATCGGCAACGGCAACGTGGCACTCGACGTCGCACGGATCCTCACCGCCGACCCCAACCGGCTTGCGACCACCGACATCTCGTTCGAAGCCCTTGCCGCACTGCGCGACTCGTCGATCAGGGAGATCGTCGTCGTGGGACGCCGAGGCCCCGAGCACGCCGCCTTCACCCTCCCCGAACTGATCGGACTCGCGGACGGCCCGGCCCGGGTCTGGGTGGATCCGGCGGACCTGGAACATCTCGACGACACGGTGGTCCACGAGAGGGAGAACGCCGAGAAGGTGCTGCTCCTGCGCGAGCTCGCCGCCCGCCCGGTACCTGAGGAGCCGTATCTGCGGCTCGCCTTCCACCTCACGCCCGAGTGCGTGCTCGGCGACGGTCGGGCCGAAGGCGTCCGCTTCCGGCGCACCGGCACCGAGGAGTTCGTCGACCTGGCCGCCGGGCTGGTGTTCACCGCGATCGGCTACCGCGGCCGCCCCATCCCGGGCCTGCCGTTCGACGATGCCCGCGGTACGGTCGCCAACATCGCCGGACGCGTGGTCAACGACCAGCATCCGGTGCCCGGCTTGTACGTGACCGGCTGGATCAAGCGCGGCCCGACCGGATTCATCGGCACCAACAAGACCGATTCGCGCGAGACCGTCGAGAACCTCCTCGCCGACGCCGAGGCCGGACTGTTCGCGGAAGCGGCCGCCCTGGCGCGCTGA
- a CDS encoding AurF N-oxygenase family protein, whose product MTSTKAQPIAYEPPADKTGTEADYNQIVEDLSAASVHRNFDPYIHIGWDAPEMAIVPNDERWILDPEVDPVGKHPWYKAQPIEKQIQMGMWRQSNVAKVGLQFESILIRGLLQYASKLKNGDKRFRYVTHESKEECNHTLMFQEMVNRIGMDVPGMPTHLRRIDPIIPLFSTIFPSVFFFGVLAGEEPIDHLQKDFLRAGANVHPVMAAVMELHVAEEARHISFAHHHLRETIPHRSKPTKIALSLAMPVVMRVLCGAIAKPPAAFPKEFDIPKDVWKEMFWKSDDSERFLVDVFGDVRMLAEQCGLMNPVSRRIWKALGIDGRSSRYRSEPAYDAH is encoded by the coding sequence ATGACCAGCACCAAGGCGCAGCCGATCGCGTATGAGCCACCCGCCGACAAGACGGGCACCGAGGCCGACTACAACCAGATCGTCGAGGACCTCTCTGCGGCCTCCGTGCACCGGAACTTCGACCCCTACATCCACATCGGCTGGGATGCGCCCGAGATGGCGATCGTGCCGAACGACGAACGCTGGATCCTCGACCCCGAGGTCGACCCCGTCGGCAAGCACCCGTGGTACAAGGCGCAGCCCATCGAGAAGCAGATCCAGATGGGCATGTGGCGGCAGTCGAACGTGGCCAAGGTCGGCCTGCAGTTCGAGTCGATCCTGATCCGCGGCCTCCTTCAGTACGCGTCCAAGCTCAAGAACGGCGACAAGCGCTTCCGCTACGTGACGCACGAATCCAAAGAAGAGTGCAACCACACCCTGATGTTCCAGGAGATGGTGAACCGCATCGGAATGGACGTTCCGGGCATGCCGACGCATCTGCGGCGCATCGACCCGATCATCCCGTTGTTCTCCACGATTTTCCCGTCGGTGTTCTTCTTCGGCGTCCTCGCCGGCGAGGAGCCCATCGACCACCTGCAGAAGGACTTCCTGCGGGCCGGCGCCAACGTCCACCCGGTGATGGCTGCCGTGATGGAACTGCACGTGGCCGAGGAGGCCCGCCACATCTCCTTCGCCCACCACCACCTGCGCGAGACCATCCCGCACCGCAGCAAGCCGACCAAGATCGCGTTGTCACTGGCGATGCCGGTCGTCATGCGGGTGCTGTGCGGCGCGATCGCCAAGCCGCCGGCCGCGTTCCCCAAGGAGTTCGACATCCCCAAAGACGTCTGGAAGGAGATGTTCTGGAAGTCCGACGACTCCGAGCGCTTCCTGGTCGACGTCTTCGGCGACGTCCGCATGCTCGCCGAGCAGTGCGGCCTGATGAACCCGGTCTCGCGCCGCATCTGGAAGGCGCTGGGCATCGACGGCCGCTCGTCGCGCTACCGCAGCGAGCCCGCGTACGACGCGCACTAG
- a CDS encoding cation:proton antiporter, with translation MISVDPTEYVTIAVVCVLAVTAANTLAPRLRIAAPLLLVAVGVGVSFVPRVPEISVNPEIILVLVLPPLLYAAARAMPVMDFKRDFGTIGALSIVLVLISSLVLGAFFTAILPDVDYALGVALGAILSPTDAVATGTIKRLGAPNRIVTVLSGESLFNDATSLVLLRAAVAATAGGISLGGVVVNFVWAMVGAVLVGAVVGALLGRLQARIRVPALATAVSFTAPYIAFVPAELIGASGLVGAVAAGLVSSRIAVRRHSAAQRSSDAQNWRMVEVLLEGGVFLLMGLELATLVTDVSREHDTWLHALWPAALALTLALVVRAVFMMPLVWWLDKRAGRLISREDSLAALKDALSDGRAAEDTAARRYRVAIDRRLSDIAYYRTEAMGPREGMAVVWGGLRGVVTLAAAQTLPAETPHRSLLILIAFFVAGLSLSIQGGLMAPVLRLLRLPDQSEQERAERARLHGEMLDVAGRVLDDPRVIGDDPALAERVRLVRGLETPDVDVEQNALDTRLKTAAELRRVRLTVIEEQRRRLLGLRERRAYSSAALTAELAKLDAEEISLTL, from the coding sequence ATGATCTCCGTGGATCCGACCGAATACGTGACCATCGCCGTCGTCTGCGTCCTCGCCGTGACGGCTGCCAACACGCTGGCCCCGCGGTTGCGGATCGCCGCACCGTTGCTCCTGGTCGCGGTCGGTGTCGGGGTCAGCTTCGTCCCCCGGGTTCCGGAGATCAGTGTCAATCCGGAGATCATCCTGGTGCTGGTGTTGCCGCCGCTGCTCTACGCCGCGGCGCGGGCGATGCCGGTGATGGACTTCAAGCGCGACTTCGGGACCATCGGCGCGCTGTCGATCGTGCTGGTCCTGATCTCCTCGCTGGTCCTGGGGGCGTTCTTCACCGCGATCCTGCCGGACGTCGACTATGCGCTCGGAGTCGCGCTGGGCGCCATCCTCAGTCCGACCGATGCGGTGGCCACCGGCACCATCAAACGGCTCGGCGCGCCCAACCGGATCGTCACCGTGCTGAGCGGGGAGAGTCTGTTCAACGACGCCACGTCGCTGGTGCTCCTGCGCGCGGCGGTCGCGGCGACCGCCGGCGGCATCTCGCTCGGCGGAGTGGTCGTGAACTTCGTGTGGGCGATGGTCGGCGCGGTCCTGGTGGGCGCCGTCGTCGGTGCGCTGCTCGGCAGGCTCCAGGCGCGCATCCGGGTTCCCGCGCTGGCCACCGCGGTCTCGTTCACCGCCCCGTACATCGCCTTCGTCCCCGCCGAGCTGATCGGTGCGTCGGGCCTGGTGGGCGCGGTGGCCGCCGGTCTGGTGAGCAGTCGCATCGCCGTCCGCAGGCACAGTGCCGCACAACGAAGCTCGGATGCGCAGAACTGGCGGATGGTCGAAGTACTGCTCGAGGGCGGGGTGTTTCTGCTCATGGGCCTGGAACTGGCGACGCTGGTGACCGACGTGAGCCGCGAACACGACACCTGGCTGCACGCCCTGTGGCCGGCGGCGCTGGCGCTGACGCTCGCCCTCGTGGTCCGCGCGGTGTTCATGATGCCGCTGGTCTGGTGGCTCGACAAGCGCGCGGGCCGGCTGATCTCCCGCGAAGACTCGCTCGCGGCGCTCAAGGATGCGCTGTCGGACGGCCGGGCGGCCGAAGACACCGCGGCCCGCCGCTACCGCGTGGCGATCGACCGCCGACTCTCCGACATCGCCTACTACCGCACCGAGGCGATGGGCCCACGCGAGGGCATGGCCGTCGTGTGGGGAGGGCTGCGCGGCGTGGTGACCCTGGCCGCCGCGCAGACCCTGCCCGCGGAGACGCCGCACCGGTCGCTGCTCATCCTCATCGCCTTCTTCGTCGCCGGGTTGTCGTTGTCGATCCAGGGCGGACTGATGGCGCCGGTCCTCAGACTGCTGCGCCTGCCCGACCAGTCGGAGCAGGAGCGTGCCGAACGGGCGCGACTGCACGGTGAGATGCTCGACGTCGCCGGCCGCGTCCTCGACGATCCCCGGGTCATCGGCGACGATCCGGCGCTCGCCGAGCGGGTGCGCCTGGTGCGCGGACTCGAGACGCCCGACGTCGACGTCGAGCAGAACGCACTGGATACGCGGCTGAAGACCGCCGCGGAGCTGCGGCGGGTGCGCCTGACGGTGATCGAGGAACAGCGGCGACGGCTCCTGGGACTCCGGGAGCGACGTGCCTACAGTTCCGCTGCGCTGACCGCGGAACTGGCCAAGCTCGATGCCGAGGAGATCAGCCTCACTCTGTGA